Genomic window (Aquimarina sp. BL5):
ACCTCTATGGTGATGCAAGGAGCATCAGAAATCCTGGCATATGGCACGGCTGTAAAACTTAAATAATAAGATATGGAAATTTTATTTGTAGGATTTTTTTGGACATTTATTATTACCTCTCTGATCTATTTGATTATTAGAAGAATTAAGATTTACAAAACGGAAAATTTTGAAAAAAGAGATAACTAAATAACTAGTAACTAACTAAACAACTAAAACATTGAAGGAATTATTGGACATAGCTTTTTCGCAAGTAAATATGGTACTAACCATACTTATGCTCTTATTAATCTTGTATTGGTTATTTACCATGATTTCGGGGATTGATTTTGATCTAGATGTAGACGTAGATATTGATGTCGATGTTGATGCAGACGTTGATCTGGATATGGATGCCGATAGTAATATCGAAGGAGGAAATCTGGATTTTGAAGACATAGCTAACACCGAAGTTAATAAAGAAGATGTTATTGGCAAAAGAAGAAAACCATTAAAATGGTGGCAAATCCTATTAATCTACTTCAACTTTGTTGGGTTACCATTTATGTTCACATTTACGTGTTGGATATTTATCTGGTGGCTCTGTACGACAATAACCACCACGCTAACTAATAGTTATGATAGCAACTTTGGATTCATTTTCTTCCTTGCAGGAATTATTCCATCTCTATTAATAACCAAAGTTTTTACTACTCCATTTAAAAGTTTTTTTAAGAATTTAAATAAAGATGGAGATGCACCAATTGATTTACTAGGTAGAAAAGGAATTATACAATCCACCGTTTCCAAAGATAAAATGGGCTCGGCAGAAGTATTAGCTGACGGAAATCCAATGTCAATCTATGTAAAATCACTAAATGGAGAACAAATAGATTATCATCAAGAGATTTTAATTATTAAACAGTCAGAAGATAAAAATTTCTATTATGTACAATCCTATGACGATTAAATCCTTAGAATCTTATTTAAGTAAAACTAATAACAACTAATAAACACTAAACTATTATGACAGGCATTTTACCATTTATTGGCATCGGGATAGGCTTGATTCTATTCTTAATCATTGTATACTTTGCGATCATCGCAATGTTCTACAAAAAAATACCCCAAGGACAAGCACTTGTAAGAACAGGATTCAAGGGTACACAAGTAGCAACAGACAAAGGATTATATGTTGTTCCTGTATTTCACAAAGTAGAAATCATGGACATATCTGTTAAGAAAATTCAAATCGAACGTTTAGGAGGTGATGGATTAGTATGTAAAGACAATATGAGAGCAGACATTAAGGTTGCCTTCTTCGTTAGAGTAAACAGTGATGTAGATTCTATCAAAAAAGTAGCGCAGACTATTGGTTGTGAAAGAGCTTCAGAAGTATCAACATTAGAAGAATTATTTGAAGCTAAATTTTCTGAAGCTTTAAAAACTGTTGGAAAGAAATTTCAGTTTACTGAGTTATATGAGGCAAGACGTGAATTCAGAGATGAAATAGTGAATATCATAGGTACAGATCTTAATGGATACACGCTGGAAGATTGTGCTATTGACTACTTAGAACAAACACCCGTTTCATTTTTGAAAATGGATAATATATTAGATGCAGAAGGTATCAAAAAGATTACTGAATTAACCGCTGCTCAAAATATGAAAGCTAACCTTATTAAACGTGATGAGGAAAAGGTAATTCGCAAGCAGGATGTAGAAGCACGTGAAGCCATTTTAGAATTAGATAAGCAATTAGCAGAAAAAGAAGAGCAACAAAGACGTGAGATTTCGAATATCAAAGCCCGGGAAGAAGCAGAAATACTAAAAGTATCTGAAGAAGAAAGACTAAAATCTGAAACAGCTCGTATCTCTACAGAAGAAAAAGTAAAAGTTGCTGAAGAAAATATGCAACGTCAGATCATTGTTGCTGAGAAAAATAAGCAACGTACCGATGCTGTAGAAACAGAAAGAGTAGAAAAAGACAGAATGTTAGAAGCTACAGAACGTGAACGTATCGTAACCCTTGCTCAGATAGAAAAAGAAAAAGTAGTAGAGGTTGAGAAGAAAAACATCCAGGATGTAATTCGTGATCGTGTTACGCTAGAAAAAGGTGTGGTAGAAGAGCAAGAAAATATGAAAGATATTGAAGCTTTTAAAACTGCGGATCGTGAGAAACAAGTAAAAATTACAATTGCCGAAGCAAATGCAGAAGAAGCATTAATTTCTACCATAAAAGCTGCCGAAGCTCAAAAAGAGGCTGCTAAACAAAAAGCGGAAGAAATTAATATCGAAGCATTAGCACATAAAGAAGCTAGCGAAAAAGAAGCAGCTGCAAGAAAAACATTAGCAGAAGCACAAGCAAAAGAAGAAGCTACTATTGGTATGTCTGAGGCTCAGGTAATGCACGCAAAAGCAGAGGCACACGAACGTCAAGGAATTGTAGAAGCATCAATTATTGAGAAAAAAGCGAAAGCAGAAGCTGCTGGTATTTCTGCAAAAGCAGAAGCCTTAAAAGAAGAAGGTGTTGCAGAAGCTGAAGTAATTAAAGAAAAAGCACTTGCCAAAGCAATTGGAGATAAAGAAATTGCATTAGCAGAAGCTGTTGGAATCGAAGAGAAAGCGGAAGCGATGAAAAAACTGGATGGTGTAGGAAAAGAACACGAAGAATTCAAGTTACGATTAGATAAAGAATTACAAGTAGACTTAGCCGAAATCAATATCCAAAAAGAAATTGCATATGCTCAGGCAGATGTGATTGGAGAAGCATTAAAAGCTGCTAACATTGATATCGTTGGTGGAGAAACCATGTTCTTTGATCAAATTATTGGACAAGTAACCAAAGCAAAAGGATTTGACAGACTTGTTAAACATTCGGATACTGTAAAAGACGTAAAAGATGCAATTTTAGGAAGCGATGATGTAAAAGGAAATCTTTTAGAGAAAGTAAAAGAATTTGCTACTAAATACGGAGTCTCTTCAGAGGATATAAAAAATCTTACAATAGCCAATATCTTAATGGATCTAAAACAGAAATCAACGAGTCAAGATGAAAATGATCTCTTTAGCAATCTGTTTAATCTGGCAAAAGGATTAGGATTATCTGATAAGAAATTGAAATAACATTCAGAAAAACACTCCTCCTTTTTCAAGGAGGAGGATGAATCCGTCTAAGACGGATAAAGAGGAGGTTAGAAATCCACAAAACTTTATGAATACAATCATAAGTACATTTTTAGACCCATAAAAGTCAATCCCTGAAAGTCTTGAACTCTCTTTGGGGTAGCGAGTGATTGACTAGATGGGATTTGTTTAACTTTTAAATACGGTTTAATATGGGATTTGGAGGAGCTCAGGGAATGATAACTTCCTTGAAAAATAATAGTAGAAGAAATAAACGAGAAGCTTTTGATGGATGGACTAGTTCTGATAAAGAAAGTAATGGAATAAAAATAGAACCTGTTTCTGAAGAAATTCTAACAGAAATTAGAAATAAGATTCAGAAGCAAAATCGAATAACTACTATCAAAATTATAGCAGTTATTACAATTGGCATCATAACAACAGCTTGGTTGTTATTCTAAAAATCATCGAAATATAAATTATAAACTTGAAAAACGTATGAGTGCAATTTCAGGAATGAACATTTCGATGAAAAATAATAATCGAAGAGTTAAGAGAGAAGCTTTTAGTCATATCACAGGAGAATCTGATGCAGATAGCAAAGGAATTAAAGTGGAACCAGTTTCAGAAGAAATTCTAAAAGAAATTAGGTTAAAAATAAATCAACAACAAAAGGCTACAAAAAAAAGAAATATCATTATTGGAATTATTAGCTTGTTCCTAGTAGCTATCATTTTCTGGGGAATAATACTGCATTTCCAGAATGATCCAGGAGTTAGTTTTGGACCTTTTAGATAATAAAAAAAAGAAAAAATTATGAATAAAAAATTTTTAGGATTAATAGTAGTATTATTTATCGCAGTAGGCATTTTAGCATTCAATACTTATTATAAAAAAGAGAGATTGATAAAAAATGGTACAACTACAACTGCGGTAATAGAAAAAATTTCAAGAAACAAGATTGATAACGAATTCTCTCCTACTGTAGAGAATATTCATATCAAATATAAATACATAGTTAATAATAAGGATTATATAAAAACACAAGAGATTTCAAAACGTGAACATGACTTATATTTCTCTAAGACGGGTAAAGTAGGAGATTCTGTCACCATTACATATGACTCATAAAAACCTACGAATTCTAGGATGGAGAAGATTAAGTAACTAAAAAAACAGTATATCAGATAAAATTAATCTATCTATAAATGTCTATAAAGAAAGGGTTTATTTATTTAATTTTTGTATCAATAATTTTATTTGTTATTGACGGAGTGATGTCGAAAAAAGAGCTTCATAAAGGAATGATTATTAACAAAAAACACTTAAACAACACAGGGCGTTCTGGTGGAAGTAGTACTGGAGAAACCCCTTTCGCTCCTATACCAGAACAGAAAAATGATCCCAAAGGATTTTCTTTTACAATAACAGGAAATTCAAATCAAAAGGTTCACGTAGTTCCTAAAAGAGAAATGTATAACAAAGCTTCGTTAGGTGATTCTATAACTTATATCCAATACAAAGGATTGTTGACAAACATTTTGTGGAATACAATTCCGCATGAGCTGGAAAAACACCCTAATAATGAAAATTATCTCAAGATTCAACAAGAAAAAAAAATAACTAATCCTTTAAATAAAAATGCTTTGCTGTTACATTCAAAAATCAAAAAAATCTATCAGCAATCAGATAAAGATCTCTCCAAGGGTATTGAATATGCTGATTCACTAATTCAAAATGATGAGTTCTTATCTAAACAGAATAAAATAACTAACATACAAGCTATCATAGGGGAAATTCTTTATGACAATAATCAAATAGATCTGGCTTTAGAAAGATTTCTTTTGGTTAAAAAGCAAGAACGTAAACATCTTAAAAACGACGCAAATATTGCAGGATGCTATATAAAAAAAGGAGAATACAAAAAAGCTTTAGAATTACTTACTGATGCATCGAACATAAATAAAGATTTTAAATGGTTGATTGGAAATTATTATGAAGTAATTGAAAGCAAACCAAATGCAATAATAATGTATAAAGAATTATATGATTCTGATAACAAAGCCTATTTTTATTGTAAAAAAAGAATAAAAGCACTTCAAAATTCTGAAACGAAAATGTACAAAGAACTAATCTATTTAAAGAGAAGAGAGCGTACCATAATGCTTAGAAACAGTTTAGGTGGATTTGAAATTAAGAAAGTTAAATATTAAAGTCTAATTATAGCCTGTTATTAATTTTCTTAAAAAAGGAGAGAAACTAATCTTAACTCTGATTAAAAACTAGAGTAACAACTATGGAAGAAACCAACACTAACGACATACAACTAGATGGTGGAACGTATGAAATCATCCAAAAGCGTTTGCAAAAACAAAAGGGTGAACTCCAGAACCGTCTTACACAACTTAATGATGCGAGAAAAGAAGTTTTTGGTAGTGTAGAAACCAAACTCATTGCCAATAATCGTATCAATACAGAGAATAATTGTATTGCACGAGATATTGTAACTATAGGTGATTTTTGTCTTTTTGGGTATAATGTTCATTTCGGATTACGAACGGAAATAAAACTGGATGATGTATTCAGTATATATACGTACGCCGATGATCATTTTATAAATAAAAAATTAGACCTCATCAACGATTCTGTTTTCATTGATGACTTCACAAATCTATATAAATATTATAGAAATACGATCTTTTCTAAGTTTGCTATTGTTGGTAATTACCTACACATGGTGTTTCAGCTCAGCGAAAGTGTCACTGACATCAAAACCTTTAAATGGCTTATAAACGAAGGTACACTTACCTATGTAGATAACCGAAGTGAGCACGAATTTAAATTTCCAAAACAATATGAATTCGAATGGGTGGAGGTTACGCGTGACATGCATCGTTATGGAATACATCCACATATTTCTATATTAGATAAAGTTTTTGTAGAAACTGTAGGTGGTGATCTTACCATAAAAATCGAAGATAATACCGATGACGGAAAAGGAATTTATAATGAAGCTGTAGAACAAGTAGATCAAACACTTGATGATGGTCAATATCGATATGCGAATTTAGGAAACCTCATCGCTTTAGAAATAAAACCGTTTCAGGAAGCTCCAAGATATTTCGTGTATAATCATAAGGTACAAGAGGTTAAAAAAATTGAGTGTATCAAAGACGCCTGTGTTCTCTTACCAGATGATCAAGGAATCATATATCCTAATGGATACTATCTGCAATCTGGTGAAGTCAAACTATTTACCAACGAGATTTCTGATGTGAAATTTCAGGAAAAAATTAGTTCTCCTAATGGCGAAGACTTCTTATATGTGTTTTATGAAAGTAAAAAAGGACTATATACATTAATGTCCTATAATGTTATTGAACAAGAAGTAAAAACTCCAATTATTTGTAATGGTTTTACCATTTTAGAAGGTGGAGAACTGTGTTATTTCAAGACGGAAGATGAACAAACAAAACATCATGTCATTCAGATATGGCAAACTCCTTTCTTAAAAGGAAACGAGATTCCTTCAGAACATACAGATACATTATTATATAAAATTGGTAACAAAGATATCGTAAAGGCAATGGCAGAATGCCATGCGCTCATCACACTCCTTAATAAAGAAGATAATTATGATGGTTTATATGACGATCTGGCTAAATCTTCTAATGACATTGTTGACAGCTATTATTGGATTAGAGAAGAAGACACATGTCGCTTAGATGTCCCCTTAGGGGAAATAAGTAATGCTGCTAATGCAGCTATTGATGAGTTTGAGAAGGTAGTACAACTAAGGAGAACCGCTGCCAATGTCACCAAAGAAACTAAAGAAACTGCCAAAGAAATATTTAACAAGATAAAAAGTAGTTCATTTAGATCTATTGACGATTTTGTACAAGTATTATCACAACTAAGAACGTTACGTGGTGAAGTTATTGGTTTAAATGACATCAGATACATTGATAAACAATTTATCACCG
Coding sequences:
- a CDS encoding flotillin family protein, with product MTGILPFIGIGIGLILFLIIVYFAIIAMFYKKIPQGQALVRTGFKGTQVATDKGLYVVPVFHKVEIMDISVKKIQIERLGGDGLVCKDNMRADIKVAFFVRVNSDVDSIKKVAQTIGCERASEVSTLEELFEAKFSEALKTVGKKFQFTELYEARREFRDEIVNIIGTDLNGYTLEDCAIDYLEQTPVSFLKMDNILDAEGIKKITELTAAQNMKANLIKRDEEKVIRKQDVEAREAILELDKQLAEKEEQQRREISNIKAREEAEILKVSEEERLKSETARISTEEKVKVAEENMQRQIIVAEKNKQRTDAVETERVEKDRMLEATERERIVTLAQIEKEKVVEVEKKNIQDVIRDRVTLEKGVVEEQENMKDIEAFKTADREKQVKITIAEANAEEALISTIKAAEAQKEAAKQKAEEINIEALAHKEASEKEAAARKTLAEAQAKEEATIGMSEAQVMHAKAEAHERQGIVEASIIEKKAKAEAAGISAKAEALKEEGVAEAEVIKEKALAKAIGDKEIALAEAVGIEEKAEAMKKLDGVGKEHEEFKLRLDKELQVDLAEINIQKEIAYAQADVIGEALKAANIDIVGGETMFFDQIIGQVTKAKGFDRLVKHSDTVKDVKDAILGSDDVKGNLLEKVKEFATKYGVSSEDIKNLTIANILMDLKQKSTSQDENDLFSNLFNLAKGLGLSDKKLK
- a CDS encoding lipopolysaccharide assembly protein LapB codes for the protein MSIKKGFIYLIFVSIILFVIDGVMSKKELHKGMIINKKHLNNTGRSGGSSTGETPFAPIPEQKNDPKGFSFTITGNSNQKVHVVPKREMYNKASLGDSITYIQYKGLLTNILWNTIPHELEKHPNNENYLKIQQEKKITNPLNKNALLLHSKIKKIYQQSDKDLSKGIEYADSLIQNDEFLSKQNKITNIQAIIGEILYDNNQIDLALERFLLVKKQERKHLKNDANIAGCYIKKGEYKKALELLTDASNINKDFKWLIGNYYEVIESKPNAIIMYKELYDSDNKAYFYCKKRIKALQNSETKMYKELIYLKRRERTIMLRNSLGGFEIKKVKY